Genomic window (Glycine soja cultivar W05 unplaced genomic scaffold, ASM419377v2 tig00036464_1_pilon, whole genome shotgun sequence):
AGTAAAGCTCAATGTTCCTCCCTTCAAAGGTAGAAGTGATCCAGATGCCTACCTGGACTGGGAAATGAAGACTGAGCACATATTTGCCTGCAATGACTACACTGATGCGCAGAAAGTCAAGCTAGCAGCAGCTGAATTCTccgactatgcccttgtttggtggcataAATACCAAAGAGAAATGTTGAGAGAGGAACGGCGAGAggtagatacatggactgagatgaaaAGGGTGATGAGAAAAAGGTATGTGCCCACTAGCTATAACagaaccatgcgacagaaactccaAGGGCTGTCCCAAGGGAATTTAACCGTGGaagaatattataaagagatggaaatggcgttagtgagggccaacatcgAAGAGGACTCCGAAGACACAATGGCTCGTTTCCTGAATGGTCTAAACCTTGAAAtcagagatgttgttgaattacaggagtatgtggtgttggatgacttgttacATAGGGCGCTCCGGGTTGAAcagcaaattaaaagaaaaagtgcaaCAAGGAGGAACTCACCCAATACTTACAACCAAAACTGGGCCAAcagatccaagaaggagggaggtaATTCGATCCGACCTGCAGCCACATCCCCGCATGGAAAGTCAGCAACGCCCAGTGTAGGTGGAAGCAAACATAACACCTCCACTTCCTCATCCAATACTGGaaccagaaacataaaatgtttcaagtgcttaggcagaggacatattgcttctgaatgtccaaccaggaggaccatgatcatgaaggctgatggagaaatcactagtgagtctgaaatcagtgaagaagaagtggaagaagaagacTATGAGGAGGAAGCTATGCAGGGTGATATGTTGATGGTGAGAAGGCTGTTGGGAAATCAAATGCAGCCACTGGATggcaatcaaagagaaaatattttccacaccagatgtgtaattaatggtaagctatgctctttaattgttgatggaggaagctgtaccaatgttgcaagttcCACATTAGTGACCAAACTGAATTTGGAAACTAAGCCCCATCCTACACCATACAAACTTCagtggcttagtgaagatgaagaggtaaaagtgACTCAACAGGTTGAGGTGTGTCTCACCATTGGGAGATATAATGACAAGGTGCTGTGTGATGTGGTCCCAATGGAAGCGACCCATGTGCTGTTAGGAAGACCGTGGCAGTATGATACCAaggcagtgcatgatggcttcaccaacaaaatcTCTTTCAAGCAAGCTGACAAGAAGATTGTTCTCAAACCGTTATCTCCTCAAGAGGTTTGTgaggatcagataaaaatgagagaaaagaaaaagagtgagacacttgagaggaaaaagagtgagacacttgagaaggaaaagagaggaaagaaaaagagtgaaacacttgagagggaaaagagagaaaacaaaaagagtgaaacacttgagggcAAACAGCTTTATTTAGCAACAAAGAGGGAGGTGAGGAGGGTGCTTTGTGCGAGACAACCcctctatttattgttttctcaacGTCAGATGTTGCATGCTAACCCaattgatgaatttaaattGCCTTCTAGTATTCAGTCTCTTCTGcaggattttgatgatgtgtttCCAGCAAGTGTACCAGATGGTTTGCCAccattgaggggaattgagcatcacatTGATCTCATTCCAGGAGCGTCCTTGCCCAATCAGCCAGCTTATAGGAGCAACCCACAAGAAACTAAGGAGATTGAAAGGCAAGTATCCGAACTCCTGAGCAAAGGTTGGGtgagagatagtatgagtccgTGCGCTGTACCTGTCATTCTAGTACCCCAAGAAGGACGGCTCATGGAGGATGTGTTCTGATTGTAGAGCCATAAACAACATCACCATCAAGTATAGGCACCCAATCCCCAGGTTAgatgatcttcttgatgaactgtatggtgcatgtgtgttttctaaaattgatttgaaaagtggcTATAATCAGATTAGAATCAGAGAgggagatgaatggaaaactgcctttaaaacaaaatatggtttgtatgagtggatggttatgccatttggtttgactaatgcacctagtactttcatgagattgatgaaccatgttttaagggaatttattgggaaatttgtggtggtgtactttgatgatattcttatctatagcactagtcttgatttgcatgttcaacatttgcaatctgttttaagtgtgcttaggaaagaaaaattgtatgcCAACCTAGAAAAGTGCTCCTTTTGTACTGATCATATGGTGTTTCTGGGTTTTGTTGTTAGTGCTGAGGGAGTTCGGGTGGATGTGGAAAAGgttaaggccatccaagaatggccaacACCTAAGACCCTGAGTGAGGTGAGGGGATTTCATGGTTTAGCAAGTTTCTATAGGAGATTTGTTAAGGATTTTAGTACATTGGCTGCTCCTCTAACTGAAGTTGTTAAGAAGAATGTGGGTTTCAAATGGGGTAAGAAACAAGAAGAGGCCTTTGCTGCCCTCAAACATAGGTTAACTAATGCACCCATTCTTGCTATgcctaattttgcaaaatcatttgaaattgagtgtgatgcgtcAAATGTGGGTATTGGGGCTGTTTTATTGCAAGAGGGACATCCGatagcttattttagtgaaaagttaggagccgctgcccttaactattcaacttatgataagaAATTGTATGCTTTGGTTAGGGCTTTACAAACTTGGCAGCATTACCTATTACCCAAAGAGTTTGTCATCCATAGTGATCACGAGtccttaaaatacttaaaaggccaaggaaagcttaataagaggcatgctaagtgggtagagtttttagagcaatttccatatgtcatcaaacataaaaaggggaaaggGAATGTAGTGTGATATGAACccacatggcacaagggctgatttaggatcgtctaggattaaaccttgatggaaaatgcggaaattgattaaggaaaggatggaaaataaggtggctaatttcgtgggtcttaataaggtggttcttggcataaaatggatgaatgggatggtaaaacgtaggttaagtggtggctggacagaaatatagaaatggcaataactgaagctacagggctccaaatgaggtgattccaaaacgaggtgaaaggtctcgttttgaaattcaatttaggctcaagaatcacttaatttgagtgcgtaaaatgggagttatggccacgagataattctgggcagaggtggattttctggaattgtggtttgaaagaacaagggtgatgatgaaaggaaggaaagaatcactctttccagcaagggcaacacacaaaggttgtgaaagtcctttgatacagccaaggtgttcttgaatcactcaagaatttaggagaatcactctcactaagataaaagagataaactctaattttctgaataaaactcaacttctgtttattgataaaatggttcagcttatatagaagctttacaacagattttagtaatgacccactaacctagaattaaaataacttaatgccattaacctagggaattaaaaaaaacttaatggctgagtgtaactgaaattgtggcaaccaaaagtcacccccaatagccaacaagtcagccaccatttggtctcccaaaaggctgatgcctaggttgccaattgggcccttattacaacttgaactaaacctaactaaagcccttttagttgattaacccaaaacatatttttggtcagccaactttacaaggattgggccattatttagacagactaaacactctaaaattgaaacaaagtggtgtcatttagtcctcctccatttgggccatgatacaactcacaaccttggacttttctccttgaaacttgggcttgtattcaaatagtatggacagcacttgttgaagagcttccttggctttccttgctctagcccttgtcatatgtcctccaagtccttcaagtggatccttgcccttgctcttggtcatgtcctcatcattctctccctcttgagaaggatttgtcctcaaatcggattctccatctgcatcaaaaagagataaatcagagacattgaaggtggaactaacattatactcaccgggcagctcaactttgtaagcattgtcattgattctttcaagcacttgaaatggtccatctccccttggttgaagctttgatttcctttgttccggaaacctttcttttctcatgtgcacccaaacccaatctccgggttcgaagacaaccttctttctccctttgttggcttgtttagcatagcttttatttttcctctcaatttgatctttgactctcttatgaagcttcttcacatagtccgcctttgcttgaccttctttatgcttaaaaacagaaacattaggcaaaagatcaagaggagttagtggattaaaaccataaacaacttcaaaaggagaacaattagtggtgccatgaacagctctattgtaagcaaattcaacatggggtaaacaagcttcccaagtttttaagttattcctcaaaactgtcctaagcaaagttcccaaagtcctattaacaacttccgtttgcccatcggtttgtgggtgacaagtggttgaaaataacaatttagtgcccaacttgctccacaaagtcctccaaaaatgcaaatcatcaagcctaggtataggatgcctatatttaatggtgatgttattaagggctctacaatcagaacacatgcgccatgtcccatcctttttagggaccaaaatcactgggacagcacaaggactcgtactatctcttacccaacctttgctaatgagttcatccacttgtctttgaatctctttggtttcttgtgaattacttctataggctggcctattgggcaaagaagctcccggaatgagatcaaattgatgctcaattcccctcaaaggtggtagtccacttggcacatttggtggaaacatgtcatgaaaatcctgcaaaagagttttaacactagaaggcacttcaaaatcatcaaaagtgttagtggtcaaaatctgatttttgcaaaacaagatatagagtgactgtttagcacgaaacaacctcttgacctcactttttgtggctaaatagctctccctcacttcaagtgtttcactcttcttttgttcactctttttcctctcaagt
Coding sequences:
- the LOC114404444 gene encoding uncharacterized protein LOC114404444, with product MAGAGGGGDEYHQLDGAQRLLLDAMNAQMQRLLDRTNEEVYGRLEALENQANQNARRNIDGNRGNNGGNDGPRQNRVEGVKLNVPPFKGRSDPDAYLDWEMKTEHIFACNDYTDAQKVKLAAAEFSDYALVWWHKYQREMLREERREVDTWTEMKRVMRKRYVPTSYNRTMRQKLQGLSQGNLTVEEYYKEMEMALVRANIEEDSEDTMARFLNGLNLEIRDVVELQEYVVLDDLLHRALRVEQQIKRKSATRRNSPNTYNQNWANRSKKEGGNSIRPAATSPHGKSATPSVGGSKHNTSTSSSNTGTRNIKCFKCLGRGHIASECPTRRTMIMKADGEITSESEISEEEVEEEDYEEEAMQGDMLMVRRLLGNQMQPLDGNQRENIFHTRCVINGKLCSLIVDGGSCTNVASSTLVTKLNLETKPHPTPYKLQWLSEDEEVKVTQQVEVCLTIGRYNDKVLCDVVPMEATHVLLGRPWQYDTKAVHDGFTNKISFKQADKKIVLKPLSPQEVCEDQIKMREKKKKNKKSETLEGKQLYLATKREVRRVLCARQPLYLLFSQRQMLHANPIDEFKLPSSIQSLLQDFDDVFPASVPDGLPPLRGIEHHIDLIPGASLPNQPAYRSNPQETKEIERQKDGSWRMCSDCRAINNITIKYRHPIPRLDDLLDELYGACVFSKIDLKSGYNQIRIREGDEWKTAFKTKYGLYEWMVMPFGLTNAPSTFMRLMNHVLREFIGKFVVVYFDDILIYSTSLDLHVQHLQSVLSVLRKEKLYANLEKCSFCTDHMVFLGFVVSAEGVRVDVEKVKAIQEWPTPKTLSEVRGFHGLASFYRRFVKDFSTLAAPLTEVVKKNVGFKWGKKQEEAFAALKHRLTNAPILAMPNFAKSFEIECDASNVGIGAVLLQEGHPIAYFSEKLGAAALNYSTYDKKLYALVRALQTWQHYLLPKEFVIHSDHESLKYLKGQGKLNKRHAKWVEFLEQFPYVIKHKKGKGNVV